One segment of Theobroma cacao cultivar B97-61/B2 chromosome 9, Criollo_cocoa_genome_V2, whole genome shotgun sequence DNA contains the following:
- the LOC108663268 gene encoding uncharacterized protein LOC108663268, translating to MAQMKMRVLQEQLQELGKKGFIRPSTSSLGALILFVKKKDGSLRLCVDYRKLTRKRAKFELTDQCEDNFLRLKECLISTPVLSLPSGLGGYVVYCDASRVGLGCGLMQNGRVIAYASRQLKRHEQTILPMTWKWQRQWMELLKDYDYTTQYHLGKAIMVADALSRKSIGSLAHLFAERRSILRGWKSIGNMGGFKERDQKYMYGDDGLLKYESRTYVPDRDNLREDILEEAHITAYTVHLGATKMYHDLKMVYWWPSMKKDIVEYVAKCLTCQQVKVEHGKPPVKTSYGLAKYAKVYIDCIMRLHGVPMTIVSDRRPQFTNKFWRSLHEALSTRLDFSITYHPQTDG from the exons ATGGCACAGATGAAAATGCGAGTACTGCAAGAACAATTGCAAGAGTTGGGGAAAAAGGGATTTATTCGTCCGAGTACTTCATCTTTGGGAGCTCTGAtattatttgtaaagaagaaggacGGAAGTTTGAGGTTATGTGTGGATTATCGGAAGTTGACACGAAAAAGAGCCAAGTTTGAATTGACTGATCAATGTGAAGATAATTTCTTAAGATTAAAGGAGTGTTTGATTTCGACACCAGTCTTAAGTTTACCAAGTGGCCTAGGAGGTTATGTTGTGTATTGTGATGCATCAAGAGTTGGATTGGGATGCGGGTTGATGCAAAATGGAAGAGTTATTGCGTACGCCTCAAGGCAACTCAAAAGGCATGAGCAAACTATCTTACCCATGACTTGGAAATG GCAACGCCAATGGATGGAATTGCTCAAAGATTATGATTATACCACTCAATATCACCTTGGTAAGGCAATCATGGTAGCTGATGCTTTAAGTCGGAAGTCTATAGGGAGTTTGGCACATTTGTTTGCTGAACGAAGAAGTATACTGCGTGGATGGAAAAGCATAGGCAATATGGGG GGATTTAAGGAACGAGATCAGAAATATATGTATGGAGATGATGGATTGTTGAAGTATGAATCCCGAACATATGTGCCGGATCGAGACAATTTGAGAGAAGATATTTTAGAGGAAGCTCACATTACTGCCTACACTGTGCATCTAGGAgccaccaagatgtatcatgatttgaaaatggtttatTGGTGGCCTAGCATGAAGAAAGATATAGTTGAATATGTAGCCAAGTGCCTAACTTGTCAACAAGTCAAGGTTGAACATGGAAAACCCCCAG TAAAGACTAGCTATGGGTTAGCTAAATATGCCAAGGTTTACATTGACTGTATCATGCGATTGCATGGAGTTCCCATGACTATAGTATCTGATCGAAGGCCTCAATTTACTAATAAGTTTTGGAGAAGTTTACATGAAGCTTTAAGTACTCGTTTGGACTTTAGTATTACGTATCATCCCCAAACGGATGGATAG